A genomic window from Trueperella bialowiezensis includes:
- the ispF gene encoding 2-C-methyl-D-erythritol 2,4-cyclodiphosphate synthase, with product MTIRVATSFDAHQYDPDRPLWLACLEWPGEIGLAGHSDADVAAHAACDALLMASGIGELGTIFGTDRPEWAGASGARLLGETVRLVTEAGWRIENVSVQIIGQRPRFAPRKREAEAAMSKVVGAPVTVSATTSDRMGFTGRGEGLAAIATALLVRGHDAPPEQW from the coding sequence GTGACGATCCGCGTTGCGACCTCGTTTGACGCCCATCAGTACGATCCGGACCGTCCGTTGTGGTTGGCCTGTCTGGAATGGCCGGGTGAGATCGGTTTGGCGGGGCATTCGGATGCGGACGTGGCTGCTCATGCGGCTTGCGACGCCCTGCTCATGGCGAGCGGGATCGGCGAGCTCGGTACCATCTTTGGGACGGATCGGCCCGAGTGGGCGGGCGCCTCCGGTGCCCGGCTGCTGGGTGAGACGGTGCGGCTCGTGACGGAGGCCGGCTGGCGGATCGAGAATGTTTCGGTGCAGATTATTGGGCAGCGCCCCCGGTTCGCGCCACGTAAGCGGGAGGCGGAGGCGGCGATGTCGAAGGTGGTCGGGGCGCCGGTTACTGTGTCGGCGACGACCTCGGACCGCATGGGTTTCACCGGCCGCGGCGAGGGGCTCGCTGCGATTGCGACGGCGCTTCTCGTGCGGGGGCATGACGCTCCGCCGGAACAGTGGTGA
- the ispD gene encoding 2-C-methyl-D-erythritol 4-phosphate cytidylyltransferase, which produces MVSKRQPTFSAIVAGAGAGTRLGANKPKALVELGGVPLIVHAVRGVRAAGIDDVVVTIPPDAAAREEFEAALSGEGVLSGEPALESESAVSGKSAVSGVRLVPGGATRQESVANGLAAVDTDFVLIHDAARALTPIAVIERVMAALREGYDAVVPALPVTDTIKTVDGGSPERVVATLDRENLRAMQTPQGFRVDVLRQAHRAGEARGATEAAAPDDAALVEAMGGQVVLVEGAAEAMKVTTAWDLAVAEMLLAGRRQ; this is translated from the coding sequence ATGGTATCGAAACGGCAGCCCACTTTCAGCGCCATCGTGGCGGGCGCGGGGGCCGGCACGCGGCTCGGGGCGAACAAGCCGAAGGCGCTCGTCGAGCTGGGCGGCGTGCCGTTGATTGTGCATGCGGTGCGCGGGGTGCGTGCGGCGGGTATTGACGACGTCGTGGTGACGATCCCGCCCGATGCCGCGGCGCGCGAAGAATTTGAGGCGGCGCTCTCGGGTGAAGGGGTTCTCTCAGGTGAGCCGGCGCTCGAGAGCGAGTCGGCGGTTTCGGGTAAGTCAGCGGTTTCGGGTGTGCGGCTCGTGCCGGGCGGGGCGACTCGGCAGGAGTCGGTGGCGAACGGGCTGGCGGCCGTCGATACGGATTTTGTGTTGATTCATGATGCGGCGCGGGCGCTGACGCCCATCGCGGTGATCGAGCGGGTGATGGCCGCGCTGCGGGAGGGCTACGACGCCGTCGTGCCGGCTTTGCCTGTGACGGACACGATTAAAACCGTTGATGGCGGTTCGCCCGAGCGGGTCGTGGCCACGCTCGATCGGGAGAATTTGCGGGCAATGCAGACCCCGCAGGGTTTTCGCGTGGACGTGTTGCGGCAGGCGCACCGGGCCGGCGAGGCGCGCGGGGCGACGGAAGCGGCGGCCCCAGACGACGCAGCGCTCGTCGAGGCGATGGGCGGGCAGGTGGTGCTCGTTGAGGGGGCGGCTGAGGCGATGAAGGTGACGACTGCCTGGGATCTCGCGGTGGCGGAGATGCTTCTCGCTGGGAGGCGCCAGTGA
- a CDS encoding response regulator transcription factor: MTHILVVEDEPTYRETLEFNLERDGFKVTTAADGPSALEAFADSEPDLIVLDLMLPGMSGNEVCRQIRQKSSVPIIMLTAKDSEIDKVVGLEIGADDYVTKPYSYRELVARIRAILRRMSDVPEDDEDGDVLRVGRIEMDQDAHVVRVDGEEVKMPLREFELLEMFMQNPDRVLTRGQILDRIWGMDYMGDSKTLDVHVKRIRSKIEVSASKPTALLTVRGLGYKLVSKPE; this comes from the coding sequence ATGACACACATTCTTGTTGTTGAAGATGAACCGACGTACCGGGAGACGCTCGAGTTTAATTTGGAGCGCGACGGTTTTAAGGTGACGACGGCGGCCGACGGGCCGAGCGCGCTGGAAGCGTTTGCGGATTCCGAGCCGGACTTGATCGTGCTTGACCTTATGCTGCCGGGGATGAGCGGTAACGAAGTGTGCCGCCAGATTCGGCAAAAGTCGAGCGTGCCGATCATTATGTTGACGGCGAAGGATTCGGAGATCGACAAGGTGGTCGGGCTCGAGATCGGTGCCGATGACTACGTGACTAAGCCGTATTCGTACCGGGAGCTCGTGGCTCGGATTCGAGCGATTTTGCGGCGCATGTCGGACGTGCCGGAGGACGACGAGGACGGCGACGTGCTGCGTGTGGGCCGGATCGAAATGGATCAGGATGCGCACGTGGTACGCGTGGATGGCGAAGAGGTCAAGATGCCGTTGCGTGAATTCGAGCTGCTTGAGATGTTCATGCAAAATCCGGATCGGGTGCTCACGCGCGGGCAGATTCTCGACCGTATTTGGGGCATGGACTATATGGGTGATTCGAAGACACTCGACGTCCACGTGAAGCGGATCCGTTCGAAGATCGAAGTGTCGGCCTCCAAGCCGACCGCGCTGCTGACTGTGCGCGGCTTGGGGTACAAGCTCGTGTCGAAGCCGGAGTGA
- a CDS encoding CarD family transcriptional regulator encodes MAKFKVGETVVYPHHGAAYIEDISERTLRGETRTYLTLRILQGDLVIQVPEESIEQVGLRDVSNEEQLEKVFDVLREEDVEEPSNWSRRYKANGEKLTSGDVNKVAEVVRDLTRRNVDRGLSAGEKRMLGQARAILGSEVALARDITDEEADALLDEIMGVENPDADSPAAAE; translated from the coding sequence GTGGCGAAATTCAAAGTTGGCGAGACTGTCGTTTACCCGCACCACGGCGCGGCGTACATTGAGGACATCTCCGAAAGGACTCTGCGCGGCGAAACGCGCACGTATTTGACGCTGCGAATTTTGCAGGGTGATCTTGTGATCCAGGTGCCGGAGGAGTCGATCGAGCAGGTCGGGCTCCGGGATGTCTCGAACGAGGAGCAGCTGGAGAAAGTGTTCGACGTGCTGCGTGAGGAAGATGTTGAGGAGCCGTCGAACTGGTCGCGCCGCTATAAGGCAAACGGTGAGAAGCTCACCTCGGGCGATGTCAACAAGGTGGCCGAGGTGGTGCGCGATTTGACGCGGCGCAACGTGGACCGTGGCCTGTCGGCGGGCGAGAAGCGGATGCTCGGCCAGGCCCGGGCGATCCTGGGGTCGGAAGTCGCTTTGGCGCGCGACATCACGGACGAAGAGGCGGACGCGCTACTTGACGAGATTATGGGGGTCGAGAACCCCGATGCGGACTCGCCCGCGGCGGCCGAGTAG